The proteins below are encoded in one region of Aphelocoma coerulescens isolate FSJ_1873_10779 chromosome 4, UR_Acoe_1.0, whole genome shotgun sequence:
- the HSPA12B gene encoding heat shock 70 kDa protein 12B, which yields MAMLLEPGMQSLRMGANSERCPTPSPPGSPGTPHDSCSIAPLTPSQSPRSEARSQQTPSFSVVVAIDFGTTSSGYAFSFTSDPEAIHMMRKWEGGDPGVANQKTPTSLLLTPEGTFHSFGYTARDYYHDLDPEEAREWFYFEKFKMKIHSTSDLTMKTELEAVNGKKMPALEVFAHALRFFKQHAVQELKDQCPSLPENDAIRWVLTVPAIWKQPAKQFMREAAYKAGLVSPEAPEQLLIALEPEAASIYCRKLRLHQLIELSCRPPASGAEPPHPIDSSFRQAREQLRRSRHSRTFLVESGVGELWSEMQAGDRYIVADCGGGTVDLTVHQIEKPQGTLKELYKASGGPYGAVGVDLAFEKLLCHIFGDDFIATFKAKRPAAWVDLTIAFEARKRAAAPSRSSPLNISLPFSFIDFYRKHRGHNVETALRKSNVNLVKWSSQGMLRMSPEAMNELFQPTITHIIQHIDALLKKPEVQGIKFLFLVGGFAESAMLQRAVQAAFGHCCRVIVPQDVGLTILKGAVLFGLDPGVVRVRRSPLTYGVGVLNKFVEGKHPREKLLVKEGKNWCTDIFEKFVAVDQSVALGEVVQRSYCPARPGQRRTIINIYCCDTDDVVYITDPGVRKCGTISLELGDVGDATGDAGPAWGRREIRASMQFGDTEIKVTALDTRTARSVRATIDFLSN from the exons CGGAGCGAGGCGCGTTCCCAGCAGACCCCGTCCTTCTCCGTGGTGGTGGCCATCGACTTCGGCACCACCTCCAGCGGTTACGCCTTCAGCTTCACCAGCGATCCTGAGGCCATCCACATGATGAG GAAATGGGAAGGGGGGGACCCAGGCGTGGCCAACCAGAAGACCCCCACCAGCCTCCTGCTGACCCCGGAGGGGACATTCCACAGCTTCGGCTACACCGCCCGGGATTACTACCACGACCTGGACCCCGAGGAGGCCCGCGAGTGGTTCTACTTCGAGAAGTTTAAGATGAAGATCCACAGCACCAGT GATCTGACCATGAAAACCGAGCTGGAAGCTGTCAATGGGAAGAAGATGCCGGCGCTGGAGGTGTTTGCCCATGCGCTGCGCTTCTTCAAGCAGCACGCGGTGCAG GAGCTGAAGGaccagtgcccatccctgcccgagaACGATGCCATCCGCTGGGTCCTCACCGTGCCGGCCATCTGGAAGCAGCCGGCCAAGCAGTTCATGCGGGAAGCGGCCTACAAG GCCGGGCTGGTGTCCCCGGAGGCCCCGGAGCAGCTGCTGATCGCGCTGGAGCCCGAGGCCGCCTCCATTTACTGCCGGAAGCTGCGGCTGCACCAACTGATCGAGCTGAGCTGCCGGCCCCCGGCCAGCGGGGCGgagcccccccaccccatcgACTCCAGCTTCCGGCAGG CCCGGGAGCAGCTCCGGCGATCCCGGCACAGCCGGACCTTCCTGGTGGAGTCAGGAGTGGGGGAGCTCTGGTCAGAGATGCAGGCAG GTGACAGGTACATCGTGGCCGATTGCGGCGGGGGGACCGTGGATCTGACCGTGCACCAGATCGAGAAGCCGCAGGGGACTCTGAAGGAGCTCTACAAAGCTTCGG GAGGTCCCTACGGGGCCGTGGGCGTGGACCTGGCCTTCGAGAAGCTGCTGTGCCACATCTTCGGGGACGATTTCATCGCCACCTTCAAGGCCAAGCGTCCGGCGGCCTGGGTGGACCTGACCATCGCCTTCGAGGCGCGGAAGCGCGCGGCCGCCCCGAGCCGCTCCAGCCCCCTCAACATCTCCCTGCCCTTCTCCTTCATCGACTTCTACCGCAAACACCGCGGCCACAACGTCGAGACCGCGCTCCGCAAGAGCAA TGTCAACCTGGTGAAGTGGTCGTCCCAAGGGATGCTGCGGATGTCCCCCGAGGCCATGAACGAGCTGTTCCAGCCAACCATCACCCACATCATCCAGCACATCG ACGCCCTCTTGAAGAAACCCGAGGTCCAAGGCATCAAATTCCTGTTCCTGGTGGGCGGCTTTGCCGAGTCGGCCATGCTGCAGCGGGCGGTGCAGGCCGCCTTCGGCCACTGCTGCCGGGTCATCGTCCCGCAGGACGTGGGGCTGACCATCCTCAAAGGGGCCGTGCTCTTCGGCCTGGACCCCGGCGTGGTGCGGGTGCGCCGGTCCCCGCTGACCTACGGCGTGGGGGTCCTCAACAAGTTCGTGGAGGGGAAGCACCCGCGGGAGAAGCTGCTGGTCAAGGAGGGCAAGAACTGGTGCACCGACATCTTTGAGAAGTTCGTGGCCGTGGACCAGTCGGTGGCATTGGGCGAGGTGGTCCAGCGGAGCtactgcccggcccggccgggccagcGCCGGACCATCATCAACATCTACTGCTGCGACACCGATGACGTGGTGTACATCACCGACCCCGGCGTCAGGAAGTGCGGCACCAtcagcctggagctgggggatgtgggggacgCCACGGGGGACGCGGGCCCGGCGTGGGGCCGGCGTGAGATCCGCGCCAGCATGCAGTTTGGGGACACCGAGATCAAGGTGACGGCGCTGGACACGCGCACGGCGCGCAGCGTGAGGGCCACCATCGACTTCCTGTCCAACTGA
- the ADISSP gene encoding adipose-secreted signaling protein: MATAGKGAKGKGTGVRFAPGGTQGHPQEGTQGHPQEGTHGHVHFQEQLHDSAVMVTQDKDGHFLVKVGFLKILHKYEITFLLPPVPRLGRDVCPLPVPNPNLRVTSVTSLPEGHSVRCEYTAHKEGVLREELLLAGHGPGHVKVTVQARVMDRHHGTPMLLDGVRCVGAELEYDSEQSDWHGFD, from the exons ATGGCGACGGCCGGCAAGG GTGCCAAGGGCAAGGGGACGGGAGTGCGCTTCGCCCCCGGGGGGACCCAGGGCCACCCCCAGGAGGGGACCCAGGGCCACCCCCAGGAGGGGACCCACGGCCACGTCCActtccaggagcagctgcacGACTCGGCCGTGATGGTGACCCAGGACAAGGACGGCCACTTCCTGGTCAAG GTGGGATTCCTGAAGATCCTACACAAGTACGAGATCACCTTCCTGCTGCCCCCCGTGCCGAGGCTGGGCAGGGACgtttgtcccctccctgtccccaaccCCAACCTGCGCGTCACCAGCGTCACCTCCCTGCCGGAAG GGCACAGCGTGCGCTGCGAGTACACGGCGCACAAGGAGGGGGTGCTgagggaggagctgctcctggccgGACACGGCCCCGGCCACGTCAAGGTCACCGTCCAGGCCCGGGTCATGG acCGTCACCACGGGACGCCGATGCTCCTGGACGGGGTGCGCTGCGTGGGAGCCGAGCTGGAATACGACTCGGAGCAGAGCGACTGGCACGGCTTcgactga